One Paracoccaceae bacterium genomic region harbors:
- a CDS encoding sugar transferase codes for MTVNFPEFLPSEPGTDRPRLLARPAARPDRAPGPYRRFFKRTLDIALVVAAAPFVVPMVAGLALSVRRDGGPAFYAQERVGLGGRSFRMWKLRSMVADADARLEAHLAGNPPARDEWNLTQKLRQDPRVTPFGRFLRRSSLDELPQLWNVLRGDMSLVGPRPMMTSQRDLYHGASYYRLRPGITGHWQTAGRNATSFAARAEFDRVYEENLSLATDLRILGRTVGVVLKGTGC; via the coding sequence ATGACCGTCAACTTCCCCGAGTTCCTCCCCTCGGAGCCCGGCACCGACCGGCCCAGGCTTCTGGCCCGGCCCGCTGCACGGCCCGATCGGGCGCCCGGCCCCTACCGCCGCTTCTTCAAGCGGACGCTGGATATTGCCCTGGTGGTTGCGGCCGCGCCCTTCGTGGTGCCGATGGTTGCGGGCCTTGCCCTGTCCGTCAGGCGCGACGGCGGGCCGGCCTTCTACGCGCAGGAAAGGGTGGGGCTGGGCGGGCGCAGTTTCCGTATGTGGAAACTGCGCAGCATGGTGGCCGATGCCGATGCCCGGCTTGAGGCACATCTTGCCGGCAACCCGCCTGCACGCGACGAATGGAACCTGACGCAGAAGCTCCGGCAGGACCCGCGCGTCACTCCCTTCGGGCGTTTCCTTCGCCGGTCCTCGCTCGATGAGTTGCCGCAACTCTGGAACGTCCTGCGCGGAGACATGAGCCTGGTCGGGCCTCGGCCCATGATGACCTCGCAGCGCGACCTCTATCACGGTGCGTCCTATTACCGGTTGCGCCCAGGCATCACAGGGCATTGGCAGACCGCCGGGCGCAACGCCACCAGCTTTGCGGCACGCGCCGAGTTCGACCGGGTCTACGAAGAGAACCTGTCTCTGGCGACAGATCTTCGCATCCTCGGCCGTACCGTTGGCGTGGTGCTCAAGGGTACGGGCTGCTGA
- the rfbD gene encoding dTDP-4-dehydrorhamnose reductase has product MKLLVFGRTGQVATELARRMPVGLSATFLGRDAADLSDPAACAAAVAASRVDAVINAAAWTAVDKAEAEETAATVVNGAAPGAMARACADQGVPFLHVSTDYVFDGAGDTPFMPDHPVAPLGAYGRSKLAGEQAVRAAGGAHLILRTSWVFSAHGANFVKTMLRLGRERDMLRVVADQVGGPTPAAAIADALITAARAMAAGAAGGTHHFSGAPDVSWADFARAIMAESGLACRIEDIPASAYPTPARRPANSRMDCGSLHQAFGIDRPDWRQWLADALRDLRG; this is encoded by the coding sequence ATGAAGCTGCTTGTTTTCGGCCGGACAGGCCAGGTCGCGACCGAACTGGCCCGGCGGATGCCTGTCGGCCTTTCGGCAACCTTCCTCGGGCGTGATGCCGCCGATCTGTCCGATCCGGCGGCCTGCGCTGCGGCGGTGGCGGCGTCGCGTGTGGATGCGGTGATCAACGCCGCAGCATGGACCGCCGTCGACAAGGCCGAGGCCGAAGAGACGGCGGCAACCGTGGTGAACGGTGCCGCGCCGGGCGCCATGGCGCGTGCCTGCGCGGATCAGGGGGTGCCGTTCCTGCATGTCTCGACGGACTACGTGTTCGACGGGGCGGGTGACACGCCATTCATGCCGGATCATCCGGTCGCTCCGCTGGGGGCCTATGGCCGGTCGAAGCTGGCGGGTGAACAGGCGGTGCGTGCGGCAGGCGGGGCACATCTGATCCTGCGCACCTCCTGGGTGTTCTCGGCCCATGGTGCGAACTTCGTGAAGACCATGCTGCGGTTGGGTCGCGAACGTGACATGTTGCGGGTCGTGGCCGACCAGGTCGGCGGGCCCACGCCCGCCGCTGCCATCGCGGACGCCCTGATCACCGCCGCCCGGGCCATGGCGGCGGGCGCCGCGGGCGGCACTCATCACTTCAGCGGTGCACCCGATGTCAGCTGGGCCGACTTCGCCCGGGCCATCATGGCCGAATCCGGGCTTGCCTGCCGGATCGAGGACATCCCTGCCTCTGCCTACCCCACGCCCGCCCGCCGTCCCGCCAATTCGCGGATGGACTGCGGCAGCCTGCATCAGGCTTTCGGGATCGACCGCCCCGACTGGCGGCAATGGCTGGCCGATGCCCTGCGCGACCTGCGCGGATGA
- the rfbB gene encoding dTDP-glucose 4,6-dehydratase, with the protein MKILVTGGAGFIGSAVVRLAVSRGHEVVNLDALTYAANLANVADAARSNLYSFEQADIRDRAALDRVFATHAPDAVMHLAAESHVDRSIDGPGDFIQTNVNGTFNMLEATRAHWTRAGRPSGFRFHHISTDEVFGTLGETGKFTEDTPYAPNSPYSASKAASDHLVRAWHETYGLPVVMTNCSNNYGPFHFPEKLVPVVILNALMGKPIPVYGQGLNVRDWLFVEDHADALLLVVERGKLGRSYNIGGENEATNIDLVRMICALMDEMHPEGAPHDRLITYVADRPGHDLRYAIDPSRIREELGWRPSVTLEQGLRRTVRWYLENEAWWRPLLDRQGVGERLGVKA; encoded by the coding sequence ATGAAGATTCTGGTCACGGGCGGCGCGGGCTTCATCGGCTCGGCAGTGGTGCGGCTTGCAGTGTCGCGCGGGCACGAGGTGGTGAACCTCGACGCGCTTACCTATGCCGCGAATCTCGCGAATGTGGCCGACGCCGCACGATCGAACCTCTACAGCTTCGAGCAGGCCGACATCCGCGACCGCGCCGCGCTCGACCGCGTGTTCGCGACCCACGCCCCCGATGCGGTGATGCACCTCGCGGCCGAATCGCATGTGGACCGCAGCATCGACGGCCCGGGTGACTTCATCCAGACGAATGTGAATGGCACCTTCAACATGCTTGAGGCCACGCGCGCGCACTGGACCCGCGCCGGTCGGCCATCGGGTTTCCGGTTCCACCATATCTCGACCGACGAGGTGTTCGGCACGCTGGGCGAGACCGGCAAGTTCACCGAAGACACGCCCTACGCCCCGAACAGCCCGTATTCGGCCTCCAAGGCCGCCAGCGACCATCTGGTGCGTGCATGGCACGAGACCTATGGCCTGCCCGTGGTGATGACCAACTGCTCGAACAACTACGGGCCTTTCCATTTTCCCGAGAAACTGGTGCCCGTGGTCATCCTGAATGCGCTGATGGGCAAGCCGATCCCGGTCTATGGCCAGGGCCTGAACGTGCGCGACTGGCTTTTCGTCGAGGATCACGCCGACGCGCTTCTGCTTGTGGTCGAAAGGGGCAAGCTCGGACGCAGCTACAACATCGGCGGCGAGAACGAGGCGACAAACATCGACCTCGTACGCATGATCTGCGCGCTGATGGACGAGATGCACCCCGAGGGCGCGCCGCATGACAGGCTGATCACCTATGTCGCCGACCGCCCGGGGCATGACCTGCGCTATGCAATTGACCCGTCGCGCATCCGCGAGGAACTGGGCTGGCGCCCTTCGGTCACGCTGGAGCAGGGCCTACGCCGGACGGTTCGCTGGTATCTGGAAAACGAGGCCTGGTGGCGGCCGCTGCTGGACCGGCAGGGTGTTGGCGAAAGGCTGGGGGTCAAGGCATGA
- the rfbC gene encoding dTDP-4-dehydrorhamnose 3,5-epimerase, translating into MQIEETALSGVLILTPARFGDARGWFSETWSAPKLAAAGVSLGFVQDNHSMSAAVGTLRGLHYQRPPHAQDKLVRCSRGAILDVAVDARRGSPTYGRWVGVELTAENGRQLLVPKGFLHGFVTRVPDTEVQYKCTDIYAPDCDGGVRWDDPDIGIDWGLGGRAPVLSGKDAVAPLFRDWQSPFEMGAA; encoded by the coding sequence ATGCAGATCGAAGAAACCGCGCTTTCCGGCGTGCTGATCCTGACCCCGGCTCGGTTTGGCGATGCCCGTGGCTGGTTCAGCGAAACCTGGAGCGCCCCGAAACTCGCCGCGGCGGGCGTCAGCCTCGGCTTCGTGCAGGACAATCACTCGATGTCGGCGGCGGTGGGCACGCTGCGCGGCCTGCACTATCAGCGCCCGCCGCACGCGCAGGACAAGCTGGTGCGCTGTTCGCGCGGTGCGATCCTTGACGTCGCCGTGGATGCGCGGCGTGGGTCGCCGACCTATGGCAGATGGGTCGGGGTTGAACTGACCGCCGAGAACGGCAGGCAACTGCTGGTGCCGAAGGGGTTCCTGCACGGCTTCGTGACGCGCGTGCCCGACACCGAGGTTCAGTACAAATGCACCGACATCTATGCCCCCGATTGCGACGGTGGCGTGCGATGGGACGATCCCGACATCGGCATCGACTGGGGGCTCGGCGGGCGGGCCCCCGTGCTTTCGGGCAAGGATGCCGTCGCGCCGCTGTTCCGCGACTGGCAGTCGCCCTTCGAAATGGGTGCGGCATGA
- a CDS encoding oligosaccharide flippase family protein, with the protein MTDTPSIEGPGLFARAMRGSAITAASYITAQALRLGSNLILTRLLFPEAFGLMALVTVVVVGLQMFSDTGVGPAIARSPRGDDPDFLNTAWTIQVVRGVLIWLAATVVAVPFAAFYEAPQLSQLLPVAALSLVIAGFNPTRIETANRHLVLGRMMTLDLASQALGIAVMVVLAWITGSVWALVWGSVAGALAKLALMSAFLPGASNRFHWDPAAGRELLGFGKWIFLSTICGFAVAQGDRLILGAYLTLEQLGIYNIGYFLASFPWLLGGAVATKIMIPLYRDHPPGAKAANAARVRRLRAGLTAVLMVLLSVLAIGGVPLVGFLYSDAYAQAGAILCLVACVQMPVIIGLTYDQAALAAGDSRRFFALLLVKAVVQTTAFILGAEWAGLTGALIGQGLALTAVHVPNAWLAHRHGVWDGRHDAVAATFAAAIIIIAYVVNAGAISAIG; encoded by the coding sequence ATGACCGACACGCCATCCATCGAGGGGCCAGGCCTTTTCGCCCGTGCGATGCGCGGATCGGCCATCACTGCGGCCAGCTACATCACCGCGCAGGCACTGCGTTTGGGGTCGAACCTGATCCTGACGCGGCTGCTGTTTCCCGAAGCCTTCGGCCTCATGGCGCTTGTGACCGTGGTGGTGGTGGGTCTGCAGATGTTTTCAGACACCGGCGTCGGTCCCGCCATCGCCCGCAGCCCCCGCGGCGACGATCCGGATTTCCTGAACACCGCCTGGACAATCCAGGTGGTGCGGGGCGTGCTGATCTGGTTGGCGGCGACCGTGGTGGCCGTTCCCTTCGCCGCTTTCTACGAGGCGCCGCAATTGTCGCAACTGTTGCCCGTCGCGGCCCTGTCGCTGGTCATCGCGGGCTTCAACCCGACCCGAATCGAAACCGCAAACCGCCATCTTGTGCTGGGGCGGATGATGACGCTCGACCTCGCAAGCCAGGCGCTCGGCATTGCGGTGATGGTCGTGCTGGCGTGGATCACGGGGTCGGTCTGGGCGCTTGTCTGGGGCAGCGTCGCGGGGGCGCTGGCAAAGCTGGCGCTGATGTCGGCGTTCCTGCCCGGCGCCTCCAACCGCTTCCACTGGGATCCGGCGGCTGGGCGCGAACTGCTGGGGTTCGGCAAGTGGATATTCCTGTCCACGATCTGCGGATTTGCCGTGGCGCAGGGCGACCGGCTGATCCTCGGGGCCTATCTGACGCTGGAACAGCTTGGCATCTACAACATCGGATATTTCCTGGCCTCGTTTCCCTGGCTTCTGGGCGGGGCGGTGGCAACCAAGATCATGATCCCCCTGTATCGGGACCATCCGCCAGGGGCCAAGGCGGCCAATGCCGCGCGGGTGCGCCGCCTGCGCGCCGGGCTGACCGCCGTGCTGATGGTTCTGCTGTCCGTGCTGGCCATCGGCGGCGTGCCGCTGGTTGGCTTCCTCTACAGCGATGCCTATGCACAGGCCGGTGCCATACTGTGCCTTGTGGCCTGCGTTCAGATGCCGGTGATCATCGGGCTGACCTATGATCAGGCCGCGCTCGCAGCCGGCGATTCGCGCCGGTTCTTTGCGCTGCTGCTGGTCAAGGCCGTGGTCCAGACCACCGCCTTCATCCTCGGTGCGGAATGGGCCGGGTTGACTGGCGCCCTCATCGGGCAGGGGCTGGCGCTGACGGCCGTCCATGTTCCGAACGCCTGGCTTGCGCATCGCCATGGCGTCTGGGACGGTCGGCATGATGCGGTTGCCGCCACCTTTGCCGCAGCCATCATCATCATTGCCTATGTGGTGAACGCCGGGGCGATTTCGGCCATCGGCTGA
- a CDS encoding glycosyltransferase family 4 protein — protein MTIAYLINTYPRASHSFIRREIAALERAGLVVHRFAMRSDRANLKDAQDIAEDARTEHVLEGGRWAIAAALLDATLRPGRFAAALRLALRCGARGAGGGDGTGGRLRHMIYLAEAAFVARRCRTLGITRLHAHFGTNSATVAMLAHALGGPAWSFTVHGPEEFDAPRALSLPEKCNRADFVVAISSFGRSQLFRWTAPERWDRLRVVHCGIEVAAFPTPVLLPAGGPHLVAIGRLAAQKGFGLLVQALAKAVPRHPGLRLTLVGDGPLRGQLAHAVAEAGIADRVVFAGWQDEPGVHAALAQAHALIVPSFAEGLPVVIMEAMAAGRPVIATAIAGVPELVVPGETGWLVPAGDADALATAIDSLAATAPERLEAMGAAARARVLARHDIDREAAKLVALFAGNGEGAA, from the coding sequence GTGACCATAGCCTATCTGATCAACACCTACCCCCGTGCGTCGCACAGTTTCATCCGCCGCGAGATCGCAGCCTTGGAACGTGCCGGGCTGGTCGTGCACCGCTTTGCCATGCGATCGGACCGCGCGAACCTGAAAGATGCGCAGGACATCGCCGAGGACGCGCGCACCGAGCACGTGCTGGAGGGCGGCCGCTGGGCGATAGCCGCAGCCCTGCTGGACGCGACGCTGCGACCCGGGCGGTTCGCGGCGGCCCTGCGACTTGCGCTGCGTTGCGGCGCACGGGGGGCGGGTGGGGGCGACGGCACGGGCGGACGACTGCGCCACATGATCTATCTGGCAGAGGCGGCGTTCGTCGCGCGTCGCTGCCGAACGCTGGGCATCACGCGGCTTCACGCGCATTTTGGCACCAACTCGGCCACGGTTGCCATGCTGGCGCACGCTCTCGGCGGCCCGGCATGGAGCTTCACGGTCCACGGCCCGGAGGAGTTCGATGCCCCCCGCGCGCTTTCGCTGCCGGAGAAATGCAACCGAGCGGATTTTGTCGTGGCGATTTCCAGCTTTGGTCGCAGCCAGTTGTTCCGGTGGACCGCGCCCGAACGCTGGGACCGGCTGCGCGTGGTTCATTGCGGGATCGAGGTTGCAGCCTTCCCCACCCCGGTGCTCTTGCCTGCGGGCGGACCGCATCTTGTGGCAATCGGGCGACTGGCCGCGCAGAAGGGGTTCGGTCTGCTGGTGCAGGCACTGGCGAAGGCCGTGCCGCGCCACCCGGGACTTCGGCTGACCCTGGTGGGTGACGGGCCACTGCGAGGGCAGCTGGCGCACGCCGTGGCCGAGGCCGGGATCGCCGACCGCGTGGTCTTTGCCGGCTGGCAGGACGAACCCGGGGTGCATGCGGCGCTGGCGCAGGCGCACGCATTGATCGTGCCGTCCTTTGCCGAGGGCTTGCCCGTGGTGATCATGGAAGCGATGGCAGCGGGCCGACCGGTGATTGCCACCGCGATTGCCGGTGTCCCTGAACTGGTCGTGCCGGGTGAGACCGGCTGGCTGGTGCCCGCAGGGGATGCGGACGCGCTTGCGACCGCGATCGACAGTCTGGCGGCGACCGCGCCGGAGCGGCTGGAAGCCATGGGCGCGGCGGCGCGGGCGCGCGTGCTGGCGCGTCATGACATCGACCGCGAGGCGGCAAAACTGGTGGCCTTGTTTGCCGGAAACGGAGAAGGGGCTGCCTGA
- a CDS encoding queuosine precursor transporter, translating to MRLLLPVLAMASVVVASNILVQHLFGQWLTWGAFTYPFAFLVTDLTNRFYGPGPARRVVLAGFAVGVACSFIGTQIEGEFGPLVTFRVALASGLAFLSAQLLDVAVFHRLRGAAWWRAPLVSTLVGATVDTAIFFSLAFAAVLAFLEPGNDVAWANEVLPFLGLGPEVPLWVSLAAADWGVKVGLALVALLPFRWAVGRWQARVA from the coding sequence ATGCGCCTGCTGCTTCCCGTCCTCGCGATGGCCTCCGTCGTGGTGGCGTCCAACATTCTCGTCCAGCACCTGTTCGGTCAGTGGCTCACCTGGGGGGCCTTTACCTATCCCTTCGCATTTCTCGTCACCGATCTGACGAACCGTTTCTACGGTCCCGGCCCCGCGCGCCGCGTGGTGCTGGCGGGTTTTGCGGTGGGCGTGGCCTGTTCCTTCATCGGCACGCAGATCGAGGGAGAGTTCGGCCCGCTCGTCACCTTCCGCGTGGCCCTGGCCTCTGGCCTGGCCTTCCTCTCAGCCCAACTGCTGGATGTGGCGGTGTTCCATCGGCTGCGTGGCGCGGCCTGGTGGCGGGCGCCGCTGGTCTCAACTCTGGTGGGTGCCACGGTCGACACCGCCATCTTCTTCTCGCTGGCCTTTGCCGCAGTCCTTGCCTTCCTCGAACCCGGCAACGACGTGGCCTGGGCCAACGAAGTGCTACCGTTTCTTGGGCTTGGCCCCGAGGTGCCGCTGTGGGTGTCGCTGGCTGCGGCGGACTGGGGCGTGAAGGTCGGGCTGGCGCTTGTGGCGCTTTTGCCGTTTCGCTGGGCAGTTGGCCGATGGCAGGCAAGGGTAGCGTGA
- a CDS encoding esterase-like activity of phytase family protein: MRRRAGLALIAGGLAVLALRGGATAAPPPGYLGAFRWRMDDPRFGGLSAIHVYPGGTRFVVVSDRGSYSEGRLIRDAAGRIERIEAARFSLLRGAGEEPLAEGRNDSEGLAIARDGTAYVSFEGQGAARVLRYSRLDGPAENLPVHPDFRCMQLNSALEALAIGPDGALYTLPERSGALTRPFPVYRFRRGAWDRPFSLPRRGAFLPVAADVGPDGRFYLLERDFRGISGFASRLRRFDLAGGQEVTLFETPLGLHDNLEGLSVWRDGRARLVATLVSDDNFRFFQRTEIIEYALPD; the protein is encoded by the coding sequence ATGCGCCGACGTGCTGGCCTCGCGCTGATCGCGGGGGGATTGGCGGTGCTGGCACTCCGGGGTGGCGCCACCGCTGCGCCGCCGCCCGGCTATCTTGGGGCCTTCCGCTGGCGGATGGACGACCCGCGTTTCGGCGGTCTTTCGGCGATCCATGTCTATCCCGGCGGCACGCGATTTGTCGTCGTGTCCGATCGCGGTTCCTATTCCGAAGGGCGCCTGATCCGGGACGCGGCCGGCCGCATAGAGCGGATCGAGGCCGCTCGCTTCAGCCTGTTGCGTGGCGCCGGCGAGGAGCCGCTTGCCGAGGGCCGCAACGACAGTGAGGGCCTGGCCATCGCGCGGGATGGCACCGCCTATGTCAGCTTCGAGGGCCAGGGCGCCGCCCGGGTGCTGCGTTATTCCCGTCTCGATGGCCCCGCCGAGAACCTGCCGGTTCATCCCGATTTCCGATGCATGCAACTCAACTCTGCGCTCGAGGCGCTCGCGATCGGGCCGGACGGCGCGCTCTACACCCTGCCCGAACGGTCCGGTGCCCTGACGCGACCCTTTCCCGTCTACCGCTTCCGGCGCGGCGCCTGGGATCGCCCGTTCTCGCTGCCCCGCCGTGGTGCCTTCCTGCCGGTCGCTGCCGACGTCGGTCCCGACGGCCGGTTCTACCTTCTGGAACGCGATTTCCGCGGCATTTCCGGGTTTGCCAGCCGCCTGCGGCGTTTCGATCTTGCGGGTGGGCAGGAGGTGACGCTTTTCGAAACGCCCCTTGGCCTGCACGACAATCTGGAAGGGCTTTCGGTCTGGCGGGATGGCAGAGCGCGCCTGGTGGCCACGCTGGTCTCGGATGACAACTTCCGCTTCTTCCAGCGGACCGAAATCATCGAATACGCGCTGCCCGATTGA
- the mepA gene encoding penicillin-insensitive murein endopeptidase, with the protein MKLLLAALAILATTGMAEAQQKANQLFGAHKAASRQAPMPVGSYAKGCGAGHVQLPETGPTWQAMRLSRNRNWGQPIMIEYLQDLSRTAAEIGFGKGLYIGDISQPRGGPMTSGHASHQIGLDADVWMLPPQRLNLTRAEREKIGSIPVRSADQRSVTSNWSARHHALMRAAASDSRVDRIFVAAAVKIEMCKSATARDKSWLQKIRPVAGHDTHFHVRLKCPPGARACQTQTPTVSELSKGGNGCDDTLMWWVTDYLNPPKPTKKPKDPAPRARHPRDFTMADLPDQCADVLASR; encoded by the coding sequence ATGAAGTTACTCCTCGCAGCGCTGGCGATCCTTGCCACCACGGGCATGGCCGAGGCGCAGCAGAAGGCAAACCAGCTGTTCGGCGCGCACAAGGCGGCATCGCGGCAGGCACCGATGCCCGTGGGCAGCTATGCCAAGGGATGCGGCGCAGGCCATGTTCAGCTGCCCGAGACTGGCCCGACCTGGCAGGCGATGCGGCTGTCGCGCAACCGCAACTGGGGCCAGCCGATCATGATCGAATATCTCCAGGATCTCAGCAGGACGGCCGCCGAGATCGGGTTCGGCAAGGGCCTGTACATCGGCGACATCAGCCAGCCACGCGGCGGCCCGATGACCAGCGGACATGCCAGCCACCAGATCGGGCTGGACGCCGACGTCTGGATGCTGCCGCCACAGCGGCTGAACCTGACACGCGCCGAGCGCGAAAAGATCGGATCCATACCGGTACGGTCGGCCGACCAGCGTTCGGTTACCTCGAACTGGTCGGCGCGCCATCACGCCCTGATGCGCGCCGCCGCCAGTGACAGCCGGGTTGACCGCATCTTCGTGGCGGCGGCGGTGAAGATCGAGATGTGCAAGTCCGCCACCGCGCGCGACAAGTCGTGGCTGCAGAAAATCCGTCCAGTCGCGGGGCATGACACGCATTTCCACGTGCGGCTCAAATGCCCGCCCGGCGCGCGCGCGTGCCAGACCCAGACTCCGACGGTCAGCGAGTTGTCGAAGGGCGGAAACGGCTGCGACGACACGCTGATGTGGTGGGTGACGGACTACCTGAACCCGCCGAAACCCACCAAGAAACCAAAAGATCCCGCGCCCCGCGCACGCCATCCACGCGATTTCACCATGGCCGACCTGCCCGACCAATGCGCCGACGTGCTGGCCTCGCGCTGA
- a CDS encoding MFS transporter: protein MTTERRRIWGWWFFDWASQPYNTLLLTFIFGPYITEILGDGSRAQAVWGYGIGAAGLMIAVFSPLLGSIADKAGGRMRFIWLFSLMYVVGAWGLWYAAPGDFNLTLIMLSFCIGLIGMEFATTFTNAMMPDLAPPEDMGRMSGSGWAFGYLGGMVALILMLTLLAENKSGVTLIGIPPILGLDPETREGTRSVGPLTAIWYAVFMIPFFLWVREPRKPGAMSVRAAAATAWPDLKANLIALPAQRSLFSYLMSSMFYRDALNGIYVFGGIYAAGVLGWSAIDLGIFGILGTITGALFAWLGGKADSRFGPKPVIVVTVLALTLTTIGIVFVSRESVMGLPVGPDSRLPDIGFYVLGALIGAAGGAMQSASRTMMVRQADPGRMTEAFGLYALTGKATSFLAPLSIGIVTDITGSQQLGIMPIVVLFVIGLALLIWVKPEGDRKPA, encoded by the coding sequence ATGACGACCGAACGGCGGCGCATCTGGGGCTGGTGGTTCTTCGACTGGGCCAGCCAGCCCTACAACACGCTTCTTCTGACCTTCATCTTCGGCCCCTACATCACCGAGATCCTCGGCGACGGCAGCCGTGCACAGGCGGTCTGGGGCTACGGCATCGGGGCAGCGGGCCTGATGATCGCGGTGTTCTCGCCGCTGCTGGGGTCGATCGCCGACAAGGCGGGCGGGCGCATGCGGTTCATCTGGCTGTTTTCGCTGATGTATGTCGTCGGGGCCTGGGGGCTCTGGTATGCCGCACCGGGTGATTTCAACCTGACGCTCATCATGCTGTCGTTCTGCATCGGCCTGATCGGCATGGAGTTCGCCACCACCTTCACCAATGCCATGATGCCCGACCTCGCCCCACCCGAGGACATGGGGCGCATGTCGGGCTCTGGCTGGGCGTTTGGCTATCTTGGCGGAATGGTCGCGTTGATCCTGATGCTGACGCTGCTGGCCGAGAACAAGTCGGGCGTCACCCTGATCGGCATCCCGCCGATCCTTGGACTCGACCCCGAGACCCGCGAAGGCACGCGGTCGGTCGGGCCGCTGACGGCGATCTGGTACGCCGTGTTCATGATCCCCTTCTTCCTTTGGGTGCGCGAACCGCGGAAACCGGGCGCCATGAGCGTGCGCGCCGCCGCCGCAACGGCATGGCCCGACCTCAAGGCAAACCTGATCGCCCTGCCCGCGCAGCGGTCGCTGTTCAGCTACCTGATGTCCTCCATGTTCTACCGTGACGCACTGAACGGGATCTATGTGTTCGGCGGCATCTATGCCGCAGGCGTCCTGGGATGGAGTGCGATCGACCTTGGCATATTCGGCATCCTCGGCACGATCACTGGCGCCCTCTTTGCCTGGCTCGGTGGCAAGGCCGACAGCCGCTTCGGACCGAAGCCGGTGATCGTAGTCACGGTGCTGGCGCTGACGCTGACGACCATCGGCATCGTCTTCGTGTCGCGCGAGTCGGTGATGGGCCTGCCAGTCGGCCCGGACTCGCGCCTGCCTGACATCGGCTTCTATGTTCTGGGCGCGTTGATCGGCGCAGCGGGCGGCGCGATGCAGTCGGCCAGCCGTACGATGATGGTGCGCCAGGCCGACCCCGGACGGATGACCGAGGCCTTCGGGCTGTACGCGCTGACCGGCAAGGCCACATCGTTCCTCGCACCCCTGTCCATCGGCATCGTGACCGACATCACCGGCAGCCAGCAGCTTGGCATCATGCCCATCGTCGTGCTTTTCGTGATTGGCCTTGCATTGCTGATCTGGGTTAAACCGGAGGGAGACCGGAAACCGGCATGA
- a CDS encoding acyl-CoA thioesterase, whose protein sequence is MYPFLRMGLELWQHRRAAPLPILGTHLSTHTCLPWDLDPWKELNNGRTLTLYDLGRIPLGQRTGLHKVLMQNRWGMTVAGNSTRYRRRVRLFDRLTMVTRCIGWDERFIYMEQSMWKGDDCTSHILIRSAVTSVEGIVAPGRVLAALGQPTESPPLPDWVQAWIAADALRPWPPVRP, encoded by the coding sequence ATGTATCCCTTCCTGCGAATGGGGCTTGAGCTTTGGCAGCATCGCCGCGCCGCCCCGCTGCCGATCCTCGGCACCCACCTGTCGACGCACACCTGCCTGCCCTGGGATCTTGATCCGTGGAAGGAACTCAACAACGGGCGCACGCTGACGCTTTATGACCTCGGGCGGATTCCGCTGGGGCAGCGCACCGGCCTGCACAAGGTGCTGATGCAGAACCGCTGGGGCATGACCGTGGCCGGCAACAGCACGCGGTATCGGCGCAGGGTGCGGCTGTTCGACCGGTTGACGATGGTGACGCGCTGCATCGGCTGGGACGAGCGTTTCATCTACATGGAACAGTCGATGTGGAAGGGCGATGACTGCACCAGCCACATCCTGATCCGGTCGGCGGTTACCTCGGTCGAGGGGATCGTGGCGCCCGGGCGCGTTCTGGCCGCACTGGGCCAGCCCACCGAGAGCCCGCCGCTGCCCGACTGGGTGCAGGCCTGGATCGCCGCAGATGCCCTGCGCCCCTGGCCGCCCGTGCGACCCTGA
- a CDS encoding YggT family protein, with amino-acid sequence MTSIYQILLLILDIAQWIIIAHIIMSWLINFQVLNLRQPLVAQLWDGLNRVLEPFYSRVRSVLPVMGGIDFAPLVVLIAIIGLRIVLVNNAGFFL; translated from the coding sequence GTGACCTCGATCTATCAGATCCTGCTCTTGATCCTCGATATCGCGCAATGGATCATCATCGCGCATATCATCATGTCATGGCTGATCAATTTCCAGGTGCTGAACCTTCGCCAGCCGCTTGTGGCACAGTTGTGGGATGGGTTGAACCGGGTGCTGGAGCCGTTCTATTCCCGCGTCCGATCGGTTCTGCCCGTGATGGGCGGGATCGATTTCGCGCCGCTCGTCGTGCTGATCGCGATCATCGGGTTGCGCATCGTTCTGGTCAACAACGCCGGATTCTTCCTTTGA